AGAAATACCGCGCCCATGACGCGGAAAACCAGTTCAAGGTCGGGGATACCGTTCGGATCATCGAATGCGCTCCGATCTCGAAAACCAAACGCTGGACGGTGCTGACGGAAGACGCGCAAGCGTCTGCCTGAGTCCGGCATAAATTCGAAACCCTGGGGCGACCCGCATCGTCGTCCCCAAAGGTCGGGAGATAACCATGATCCAGATGCAGACCAATCTGGATGTTGCTGACAATTCCGGTGCCCGGAAAGTTCAGTGCATCAAGGTTCTGGGTGGTTCGCATCGTCGCTATGCGTCGGTGGGCGACATTATTGTCGTGTCCGTCAAGGAAGCCATCCCGCGCGGTCGCGTGAAGAAAGGTGACGTCCGCAAGGCCGTCGTCGTACGCACCGCCAAGGAAGTGAAACGCGAAGACGGCACCTCGATCCGCTTCGACCAGAACGCCGCCGTCATCCTGAACAACCAGGGCGAGCCGGTCGGCACCCGTATCTTCGGGCCGGTTGTGCGTGAGCTGCGTGCGAAGAACTTCATGAAGATCATCTCGCTTGCTCCGGAGGTGCTGTAATGGCTGCCAAGCTGAAAAAAGGCGACAAGGTCGTCGTCCTTGCCGGCAAGGACAAGGGCAGGCAGGGTGAGATCACGCAGGTTCTGCCGAAAGAGGGCAAGGCTGTCGTGGACGGCGTGAACATCGCGCTGCGTCACACCCGTCAGTCGCAGAATTCGCAGGGCGGGCGCGTTCCGAAGAACATGCCGATCGACCTGTCGAACCTCGCGCTGTTGGACAAAAACGGCAAAGCGACCCGCGTCGGCTTCCGCGAGGAAGACGGCAAGAAGGTCCGTTTCGCCAAGACCACGGGAGACGTGATCTGATGCTGGACGAATCCAAGTACACGCCGCGTCTGCGCCAGCAGTTCCGCGACAAGATCCGTGCCGCTCTGAAAGAAGAGTTCGGCTATAAGAACGACATGCAGATCCCCAAGCTCGACAAGATCGTGCTGAATATGGGCATCGGTGAGGCCGTCAAGGACACCAAGAAGGTCAAGCAGGGCGCGGAAGAGCTTTCGCTGATCGCGGGTCAGAAGGCCGTCATCACCAAGGCGAAGAAATCCATCGCCGGTTTCCGCGTTCGCGAGGAAATGCCGCTGGGTGCCAAGGTGACCCTGCGCGGCGACCGTATGTATGAATTCCTCGATCGCCTGATCAATATCGCGCTGCCGCGCGTCCGCGACTTCCGCGGCGTGAAGGGCACGGCGTTTGACGGTCGCGGCAATTATGCGATGGGCCTGAAAGAACATATCGTGTTCCCGGAAATCAACTTCGACAAGGTCGACGAAGTTCTGGGGATGGACATCATCATCTGCACCACCGCGAAGACCGACGCGGAAGCGAAGGCGCTGTTGAAGCATTTCAACATGCCGTTCACCAGCTGAGCGCGGAGGGAAAGAAGATATGGCTAAGAAATCCATGATTGAGCGCGAGAAGAAGCGCGAGCGTCTGGTCAAGAAATACGCCGCCAAGCGGGCCGAACTGAACGAGATCATTCACGATCAGGAACGCCCGATGGAAGAGCGGTTCAAGGCAACGCTGAAGCTGGCTGAACTGCCGCGCAACTCGTCGCCCACGCGCCTGCACAACCGGTGCCAGCTTACCGGCCGTCCGCATGCGTATTACCGCAAACTGAAACTCAGCCGGATCATGCTGCGTGAGCTTGGGGCTCAGGGCGCGATTCCGGGCCTGGTCAAATCCAGCTGGTAAGGGGGCGAATATGAATATGAACGATCCTCTCGGCGATATGCTGACCCGTATCCGCAACTCGCAGATGCGCGGCAAATCGACCGTCCGCACCCCGGCCTCCAAGCTTCGCGCATGGGTTCTGGATGTGCTGCAGGCCGAAGGCTATATCCGCGGCTATGAAGAAGTCACCACCGAGACCGGCCATAAAGAGCTGGAAATCTCGCTGAAATACTTCGACGGCCAGCCGGTTATCCGCGAGCTGTCCCGCGTCTCCAAGCCGGGCCGCCGCGTCTATGCCGGTGCCAAGGAAATCCCGCAGGTCCGTCAGGGTCTGGGCGTTTCCATCGTCTCGACGCCGAAAGGCGTGATGTCGGATGCAAATGCACGTAACGCCAATGTCGGCGGTGAAGTGCTCTGCACCGTATTCTAAGGAGGGCAGTATGTCTCGTATTGGTAAAAGACCGGTCGAACTGCCCAAGGGCGTCACGGCCGAAATCAAGGGTCAGACGATTGAGGTCAAGGGGCCGAAAGGTACGCGCAGCTTCACGGCGAATGACGATGTCGAACTGAAACTGGAAGAGGGCGCGGTAACCGTGACCCCGCGCGGGCTGTCCAAGCGTGCGCGTCAGCAATGGGGCATGACCCGCTCGATGGTGGCCAATCTGGCGACCGGCGTATCGGACGGCTTCAAGAAAGAGCTGGAAATCCAGGGCGTCGGCTATCGTGCGCAGATGCAGGGCAAGACCCTGAAACTGTCGCTCGGTTATTCGCATGAGGTGAATTTCGAAACGCCCGACGGCGTGACGATCACCGCGCCGAAGCAGACTGAAATCGTTGTGGAAGGCATCGACCAGCAGCTTGTTGGTCAGGTTGCCGCCAATATTCGCGAATGGCGTGCGCCAGAGCCCTATAAGGGCAAGGGCATCCGCTATAAGGGCGAATATGTCTTCCGCAAGGAAGGTAAGAAGAAGTAAGGGGCGCAAAAATGGCACTGAAAAAGAGAGATCTGTTCCTCAAGCGCCGCCTGCGCAACCGGAACAAGCTGCGCGCGGAAGGCACTGGCCGCCCGCGCCTGTCGGTTCACCGTTCGTCCAAGAACATCTCGGTCCAGCTGATCGACGATGCGCAAGGCCGGACGCTGGCCGCAGCCTCCACGCTGGAAAAGGATCTGGGCGTGGTCGGCAAGAACAATGTCGAAGCTGCCGCGAAGGTGGGTTCGGCGATTGCAGAACGGGCGAAGAAAGCCGGTGTCGAAGAAGTCGTCTTCGACCGTGGCGGCTTCCTTTTCCACGGCAAGATCAAGGCGCTTGCCGATGCAGCCCGCGAAGGCGGTCTGAAGTTCTGATTCCTGTGGGCGGCGCGACCTTGTCGGTGCGCCGTCCCGATGATCCGGGGGCAGGGGGCTATTGCCTGCCTGCCCACCTGGATTGAGTTGAACGGCGCCGAAGAAACGCGCCACCAAAGAAGGAATGCCGAATGGCAGAACGTGAGAACCGCCGGGGCGGCCGCCGCGAACAGCGCGAGGAAACTCCGGAATTCGCCGACCGTCTGGTCGCGATCAACCGTGTGTCGAAAACCGTCAAGGGTGGTAAGCGCTTCGGCTTTGCCGCTCTGGTCGTTGTCGGCGATCAGCGGGGCCGTGTCGGCTTCGGCAAGGGCAAGGCCAAAGAGGTGCCCGAGGCGATCCGCAAGGCCACCGAACAGGCCAAGCGCAACCTGATCCGCGTACCGCTGCGTGACGGTCGCACCCTGCACCACGACACCACCGGCCGTCATGGCGCGGGCCGCGTCGTGATGCGCACCGCCGTTCCCGGTACCGGGATCATCGCCGGTGGTCCGATGCGTGCCGTGTTCGAGATGCTGGGCGTTCAGGACGTCGTAGCGAAATCGCTGGGTTCGCAGAACCCTTACAACATGATCCGCGCCACTCTGGACGGTCTGAAATCGGAAGCCTCGCCCCGCTCGGTCGCTCAGCGCCGCGGCAAGAAGGTCGCCGATATCCTGCCGTCGCAGGACAAGGCACCCGAGACCAGCGTTGGCACCGATGCCACCGTGACCTCGGCTGAGGCGTAAGGAGAGGGCAACATGGCAAAAACCATCGTCGTCAAGCAGATCGGCTCGCCGATCCGCCGCCCCGCCATCCAGCGTGAGACGCTGAAAGGCCTGGGCCTTAACAAGATGCACCGCACGCGCGAACTGGAAGACACGCCCGCGATCCGCGGCATGGTCGCCAAGATCCCGCATCTGGCAGTCATCATCGAAGAAAAGAACTGAGAGACAGGCCGGGGCGACCCGGCCTTTTTCTTTGTCTCTGCGACGCCTGAAGACGTCTGCCGGGTCGTGCTGCCCATATGCTTCAGGGCCTCACATATCGGGCAGGATCTCGTCCCCGGTCATGTTATGCGGCAAATCCAGCCTTGCGGTTGACCCCGGGCGCGTTTCGGGCTAGTGGGCGTGCTTCGCGGCCTGTGCCGCGACTCAACAACCAAGAAACGCCGTGTTCACCTCATCACGCTTCGCGGGGTGTTTCCGGCTTAGGAGAAGCGATATGAAACTGCATGAAATCCGCGATAATGAAGGCGCGAACCGCAAGAAAAAGCGCGTGGCGCGTGGTCCCGGTTCCGGCAAGGGTAAAACCGCTGGCCGTGGTATCAAGGGTCAGACCTCGCGTTCGGGCGTTGCGCTGAACGGTTACGAAGGCGGCCAGATGCCGCTGTATCGCCGCCTGCCGAAGCGTGGCTTCACCGCGCCGAACGCGAAGAAATACGCCGTGGTCAATCTGGGCCAGCTTCAGGCCTTTATCGACGCAGGCAAGCTGGACGCGAAATCCGCCGTGACCGAGGATGCTCTGGTCGAAGCAGGCGTTATCCGCCGCAAGCTGGACGGCGTGCGCGTTCTGGGCAAGGGCGAGCTGAAGGCCAAGCTGGACCTCACCGTTGCGGGCGCCTCGAAATCGGCCATTGAAGCGGTCGAGAAGGCTGGCGGCAAGATCACCGTAACCATCCCGGCCCGCGAAGAAGCCGCCGCCGAGTAATTGTGCTTGTGAGGGGGCGCGGGTCCCCTTACATACACAACCGAGTTTTCCTTGAGCGCCGCGGGATCTCAACCGGTCCGGCGGCGCTGTCACGACGACGACCCGCGAATTTTGGGGGCATAATATGGCGTCAGCCGCAGAACAGATGGCCGCGAACCTCTCTTGGGGGGCGCTTGGCAAGGCCACGGAACTTCGTCAGCGAATCTGGTTCACGCTTGGACTGCTGATCATCTATCGTCTCGGCACCTATATCCCGGTTCCCGGTATCGACGGCGAGGCGTTGCGCAACTTCATGGATCAGGCGCAATCCGGGATCGGCGGCATCCTGTCGATGTTCACCGGCGGCGCACTTGGCCGGATGGGCGTCTTCGCGCTTGGGATCATGCCGTATATTTCGGCCTCGATCATCGTGCAGCTTCTGGCGTCGATGGTGCCCGCGCTTGAGCAACTTAAGAAAGAGGGCGAGCAGGGGCGCAAGAAAATCAACCAGTACACGCGCTATGCAACCGTCGCGCTCGCGCTGTTCCAGGCCTATGGGCTTGCACGCAGCCTTGAAGCAGGCGGGCTGGCCCATGATCCGGGCGCTTTCTTCCAGGCCTCGGTCGTGATCACCCTTGTCGGCGGCACCATGTTCCTGATGTGGCTGGGTGAGCAGATTACCGCCCGCGGTATCGGTAACGGGATTTCGCTGATCATCTTCGTCGGGATCGTGGCGGAAATCCCCGGAGCGCTGGCGCAGTTTCTGGCTCAGGGCGCGTCGCGCGGCTCGACCTTCGTTACACTGGGCGTAATCGTGATGGTCGTCGCCGTGATCGGCTTCGTCGTCTTCATGGAGCGTGCGCTGCGCAAGATCGCCATCCAGTATCCGCGCCGTCAGGTGGGGATGAAGATCTATGACGGGCAATCCTCGCATCTGCCGATCAAGGTCAACCCGGCAGGTGTGATTCCGGCGATCTTCGCCAGTTCGCTGCTGCTGCTGCCGGTGACGATCTCGACCTTCTCGGGCAATCAGACCGGACCGATCATGTCGCGCGTGCTGGCCTATTTCGGCCCCGGACAGCCGCTTTATCTGGTCTTCTTCGCGGCGATGATCATTTTCTTCGCCTATTTCTACACGCAGAACGTGGCCTTCAAATCCGACGATGTCGCGGAAAATCTGAAGAATCAGGGCGGCTATATTCCCGGCATCCGCCCCGGCAAACGGACCGAGGAATTCCTCGATTATGTGGTCAATCGTGTCCTGGTCATCGGTTCGGTCTATCTTGCCGCAGTGTGTCTGCTGCCGGAAATCATCCGCAGCCAGCTTGCCGTTCCCTTCTATTTCGGCGGCACCTCGGTGCTGATCGTCGTGTCGGTGACGATGGATACGATCAATCAGGTGCAAAGCCACTTGCTTGCCCATCAATATGAGGGTCTGATCGAGAAGTCGCAGCTGCGCGGTAAAGGTCGGCAAGGAAGCGGCAAACCGAAAAAACGCAAGGCCCCGGCGCGCCGTTGATGCGCCGGTCCTAAAAGAGGGAAGAGGGACCAGTCATGACCGTTAATATCATTCTGCTCGGACCGCCCGGCGCGGGCAAGGGAACTCAGGCGCGCCGTCTGGTCGAGGAACGGGGGCTGGTCCAGCTTTCCACCGGGGATATGCTGCGCGAAGCGCGTTCTTCCGGGACCGAGATGGGCAAGGTCGTGGCTGAGGTCATGGATAAGGGCCAGTTGGTCACCGATGAAATCGTTGTCGGCCTGATCCGTGAAAAGCTGGAAGGCTCCGACGCGCCGGGTTTCATCTTCGACGGTTTCCCGCGTACGCTGAAACAGGCCGATGCCTTGGGTGAATTGCTGGAAGGCCTGAAGCAGAATGTGGATGTCGTGATCGAAATGCAGGTCGATGACACCGCCCTGGTTGAGCGGATCTCGGGCCGTTATACCTGCGGAAATTGCGGCGAGGTCTATCATGACAAGACCAAACCGTCCGCGGAGGAAGGCGTCTGCGACGCCTGCGGCTCGACCGATCTGCGCCGCCGCGCCGACGATAATGAGGAAAGCCTGAAGACCCGTCTTCTTGAATATTACAAGAAAACCTCGCCTCTGATCGGCTATTATTACGCCAAGGAGAAGCTGCATCCGGTCAACGGTCTCGCCTCGGTCGATGAGGTCGCAGCACAGATGAAAACGGCGCTCGATAAGCTCTGACAGCGTCATTCAGCCTGGCGGAAATATCCCGGGGGAGGCCGAAGGCCGGGGGCAGAGCCCCCTTCCGCATTCCCGCAGTTGACAAAGCGTCAATTCGTGACTACCTCACGGCATCCCGCAAGGGGAATCACCATTCCGGTGAACTCGATCAGGCCCGAAAGCCGTCTTTCGGGCCTTCGGTTGTGAAAAAAGGTTCCGGCGCTACGGAACCGCAACATGAAAAGGATAACGCGTGGCTCGTATTGCTGGCGTCAATATTCCGACGGGGAAACGTGTCCCCATCGCACTGACCTATATCCACGGCATTGGTCCGGCCTTTGCCAATCAGATCATCGAGGCTGTGGGCATCGACGCATCGCGTCGTGTCAATGAGCTTTCGGATGCCGAAGTTCTGCAGATCCGCGAATATATCGACGGCAATCTGACCGTTGAAGGCGATCTGCGCCGTGAGAACCAGATGAACATCAAGCGTCTGATGGATCTGGGGTCCTATCGCGGTCTGCGTCACCGCCGCGGCCTTCCGGTCCGCGGTCAGCGCACCCACACCAATGCCCGCACCCGCAAGGGCCCGGCGAAACCCATCGCCGGCAAGAAGAAGTAAGGAGGCAGGCATATGGCACGTGATAAGGTGCGCACCAAGCGCAAAGAGCGTAAGAACATCGCGGCTGGCGTCGCGCATGTGAACAGCTCGTTCAACAACACCAAGATCCTGATCTCGGATGTGCAGGGCAACGCGATTGCGTGGTCCTCGGCCGGTACGATGGGCTTCAAGGGGTCGCGGAAATCGACCCCTTACGCTGCCCAGATGGCCGCTGAAGACGCCGGCAAGAAGGCGCAGGAACATGGCGTCCGCACGCTGGAAGTCGAAGTTCAGGGCCCCGGCTCTGGCCGCGAATCGGCTCTGCGTGCGCTTGCGGCTGTTGGTTTCAACATCACCGCGATCCGCGATGTGACCCCGATCGCGCATAACGGCGTTCGCCCGCCGAAGCGTCGTCGCGTCTGATCAGACCTGAACTGCCTGCACGCGCTGCATTGCTGCGGCGCGTGTGGGATTTTCGCATTTCACCTCGGGCGTTCCGGACCACGATCATGGGGCCGGAACTGGAATGGAGGCAAACGCATGATCCATAAAAACTGGGCCGAGCTGATCAAGCCGACGCAGCTTGATATCAAGACCGGCGCTGACGCGACCCGCACCGCGACCGTCACTGCCGAACCGCTGGAGCGTGGCTTCGGCCTGACGCTCGGCAACGCGCTGCGCCGTGTGCTGCTGTCCTCGCTTCAGGGCGCGGCCATCACCAGCGTGCAGATCGACAATGTGCTGCATGAATTTTCGTCCGTCGCCGGTGTGCGCGAGGACGTGACCGATATCGTCCTGAACCTCAAGGGCGTGACGCTGAAAATGGATGTCGATGGCACCAAGCGCCTGACCCTGACCGCCAAAGGTCCGGGCGAGGTGAAGGCCGGCGATATTCAGGAAACCGCCGGAATCACCGTACTGAACCGCGATCATGTCATCTGCCATCTGGATGACGGCGCCGATCTGAGCATGGAACTGACCGTCGCCAGCGGCAAGGGCTATGTCGCCGCCGACAAGAACCGTCCCGAGGACGCGCCCATCGGGCTGATCCCGATCGACGCGATCTTCTCGCCGGTCAAGCGTGTCAGCTATGAAGTCACCCCGACCCGCGAAGGTCAGGTGCTGGATTATGACAAGCTGACGATGAAGGTCGAAACCGACGGTTCGCTGACCCCGGAAGATGCCGTGGCTTATGCGGCGCGTATCCTTCAGGACCAGCTTTCCGTGTTCGTCAACTTCGATGAGCCGGAAGCCGCCCGTGCGCAGGACAGCGATGACGGTCTGGAATTCGATCCGCGTCTGCTGAAGAAGGTCGATGAACTGGAACTGTCGGTCCGGTCGGCCAACTGCCTGAAGAACGACAATATCGTCTATATCGGTGATCTAATCCAGAAAACCGAAGCCGAGATGCTGCGCACCCCGAATTTCGGCCGCAAGTCGCTGAACGAGATCAAGGAAGTGCTGTCGGGCATGGGCCTGCATCTGGGCATGGATGTGGTCGACTGGCCGCCGGAGAATATCGAAGATCTGGCCAAGCGTTTCGACGACCATTTCTGATAAGGAATACCGGGGGCGTCATACGCCCTGTGTACATTCTGTGTACGCGCGATGCACAGGCGTCGCCCCCGGAAAACGCCGCAAGGCATGGGCATCCCGCCCCAAGGAGAGCGGTCCGCACGCATGGACCGCCGGACAAAGCAAAAGACGTTAAAGGAGAAACATCATGCGTCACGCTCGCGGCTATCGCCGTCTCAACCGTACCCACGAACACCGCAAGGCGCTGTTCGCCAATATGGCTGGTTCGCTGATCGAACATGAACAGATCAAGACCACCCTGCCCAAGGCGAAGGAACTGCGTCCCATCGTCGAGAAGCTGATCACCCTCGCCAAGCGCGGTGACCTGCATGCGCGTCGCCAGGCGGCAGCGCAGCTGAAGCAGGACAGCCATGTTGTAAAGTTATTCGAAGAACTTGGCGCACGCTACAAGGATCGCCAGGGCGGATATGTCCGGGTTCTGAAAGCCGGTTTCCGCTATGGCGACATGGCGCCGATGGCGATCATCGAGCTTGTCGACCGCGATCCTGCGGCAAAAGGCGCTGCTGACCGCGCCCGCGTCGAGGCGGAAGACGACCTAGAAGATTGATTTTTAGAAAACAGTGAATTCGCCCCGCTCGCGCATCCCGCAGCGGGGCGAATTCATTTATGGGAGGTCGTATCGTCAGGTTGCCGTCCTGACTGAGTTTGGAATGGCTGTACTAACTTTATTAAGCGTTATATTTATAGCTCACTTTCAATGAATGTTTGCAGCTTTCACTTGTAAATAACAAATGTACTTCACTTATCAGGGTAAACGCGCCATTCTGCCCAAGTGCTTAACAAAGACGACTTAGCAAATTCACTATGCCTACCAGAGCCGAGATTTCTGCCACTCTTCGCAAGCTGAAACCGCTTGCACCCAGAGGCTACTTCATTGGGCTGCATATTCGTTTTGCAGCGCCAATCCTGCAGTTTCAGACCTATTCGCAAGAATGGCAGGATCATTATTCGGCGAAGGCCTATGCATTGCGCGATCCGATGATCGCCTGGGGCTTTTCTGCCAACGGCTCAAGCCGTTGGTCTGCATTGCCGGTTCCC
This sequence is a window from Paracoccus aerodenitrificans. Protein-coding genes within it:
- the rpsQ gene encoding 30S ribosomal protein S17, which encodes MPKRILQGTVTSDKNDQTVTVQVTRRFKHPLLHKTVRSSKKYRAHDAENQFKVGDTVRIIECAPISKTKRWTVLTEDAQASA
- the rplN gene encoding 50S ribosomal protein L14, whose translation is MIQMQTNLDVADNSGARKVQCIKVLGGSHRRYASVGDIIVVSVKEAIPRGRVKKGDVRKAVVVRTAKEVKREDGTSIRFDQNAAVILNNQGEPVGTRIFGPVVRELRAKNFMKIISLAPEVL
- the rplX gene encoding 50S ribosomal protein L24, whose amino-acid sequence is MAAKLKKGDKVVVLAGKDKGRQGEITQVLPKEGKAVVDGVNIALRHTRQSQNSQGGRVPKNMPIDLSNLALLDKNGKATRVGFREEDGKKVRFAKTTGDVI
- the rplE gene encoding 50S ribosomal protein L5, with protein sequence MLDESKYTPRLRQQFRDKIRAALKEEFGYKNDMQIPKLDKIVLNMGIGEAVKDTKKVKQGAEELSLIAGQKAVITKAKKSIAGFRVREEMPLGAKVTLRGDRMYEFLDRLINIALPRVRDFRGVKGTAFDGRGNYAMGLKEHIVFPEINFDKVDEVLGMDIIICTTAKTDAEAKALLKHFNMPFTS
- the rpsN gene encoding 30S ribosomal protein S14, which produces MAKKSMIEREKKRERLVKKYAAKRAELNEIIHDQERPMEERFKATLKLAELPRNSSPTRLHNRCQLTGRPHAYYRKLKLSRIMLRELGAQGAIPGLVKSSW
- the rpsH gene encoding 30S ribosomal protein S8, with product MNMNDPLGDMLTRIRNSQMRGKSTVRTPASKLRAWVLDVLQAEGYIRGYEEVTTETGHKELEISLKYFDGQPVIRELSRVSKPGRRVYAGAKEIPQVRQGLGVSIVSTPKGVMSDANARNANVGGEVLCTVF
- the rplF gene encoding 50S ribosomal protein L6, whose translation is MSRIGKRPVELPKGVTAEIKGQTIEVKGPKGTRSFTANDDVELKLEEGAVTVTPRGLSKRARQQWGMTRSMVANLATGVSDGFKKELEIQGVGYRAQMQGKTLKLSLGYSHEVNFETPDGVTITAPKQTEIVVEGIDQQLVGQVAANIREWRAPEPYKGKGIRYKGEYVFRKEGKKK
- the rplR gene encoding 50S ribosomal protein L18; protein product: MALKKRDLFLKRRLRNRNKLRAEGTGRPRLSVHRSSKNISVQLIDDAQGRTLAAASTLEKDLGVVGKNNVEAAAKVGSAIAERAKKAGVEEVVFDRGGFLFHGKIKALADAAREGGLKF
- the rpsE gene encoding 30S ribosomal protein S5; protein product: MAERENRRGGRREQREETPEFADRLVAINRVSKTVKGGKRFGFAALVVVGDQRGRVGFGKGKAKEVPEAIRKATEQAKRNLIRVPLRDGRTLHHDTTGRHGAGRVVMRTAVPGTGIIAGGPMRAVFEMLGVQDVVAKSLGSQNPYNMIRATLDGLKSEASPRSVAQRRGKKVADILPSQDKAPETSVGTDATVTSAEA
- the rpmD gene encoding 50S ribosomal protein L30 is translated as MAKTIVVKQIGSPIRRPAIQRETLKGLGLNKMHRTRELEDTPAIRGMVAKIPHLAVIIEEKN
- the rplO gene encoding 50S ribosomal protein L15, whose translation is MKLHEIRDNEGANRKKKRVARGPGSGKGKTAGRGIKGQTSRSGVALNGYEGGQMPLYRRLPKRGFTAPNAKKYAVVNLGQLQAFIDAGKLDAKSAVTEDALVEAGVIRRKLDGVRVLGKGELKAKLDLTVAGASKSAIEAVEKAGGKITVTIPAREEAAAE
- the secY gene encoding preprotein translocase subunit SecY, which translates into the protein MASAAEQMAANLSWGALGKATELRQRIWFTLGLLIIYRLGTYIPVPGIDGEALRNFMDQAQSGIGGILSMFTGGALGRMGVFALGIMPYISASIIVQLLASMVPALEQLKKEGEQGRKKINQYTRYATVALALFQAYGLARSLEAGGLAHDPGAFFQASVVITLVGGTMFLMWLGEQITARGIGNGISLIIFVGIVAEIPGALAQFLAQGASRGSTFVTLGVIVMVVAVIGFVVFMERALRKIAIQYPRRQVGMKIYDGQSSHLPIKVNPAGVIPAIFASSLLLLPVTISTFSGNQTGPIMSRVLAYFGPGQPLYLVFFAAMIIFFAYFYTQNVAFKSDDVAENLKNQGGYIPGIRPGKRTEEFLDYVVNRVLVIGSVYLAAVCLLPEIIRSQLAVPFYFGGTSVLIVVSVTMDTINQVQSHLLAHQYEGLIEKSQLRGKGRQGSGKPKKRKAPARR
- a CDS encoding adenylate kinase encodes the protein MTVNIILLGPPGAGKGTQARRLVEERGLVQLSTGDMLREARSSGTEMGKVVAEVMDKGQLVTDEIVVGLIREKLEGSDAPGFIFDGFPRTLKQADALGELLEGLKQNVDVVIEMQVDDTALVERISGRYTCGNCGEVYHDKTKPSAEEGVCDACGSTDLRRRADDNEESLKTRLLEYYKKTSPLIGYYYAKEKLHPVNGLASVDEVAAQMKTALDKL
- the rpsM gene encoding 30S ribosomal protein S13 translates to MARIAGVNIPTGKRVPIALTYIHGIGPAFANQIIEAVGIDASRRVNELSDAEVLQIREYIDGNLTVEGDLRRENQMNIKRLMDLGSYRGLRHRRGLPVRGQRTHTNARTRKGPAKPIAGKKK
- the rpsK gene encoding 30S ribosomal protein S11; translation: MARDKVRTKRKERKNIAAGVAHVNSSFNNTKILISDVQGNAIAWSSAGTMGFKGSRKSTPYAAQMAAEDAGKKAQEHGVRTLEVEVQGPGSGRESALRALAAVGFNITAIRDVTPIAHNGVRPPKRRRV
- a CDS encoding DNA-directed RNA polymerase subunit alpha, whose translation is MIHKNWAELIKPTQLDIKTGADATRTATVTAEPLERGFGLTLGNALRRVLLSSLQGAAITSVQIDNVLHEFSSVAGVREDVTDIVLNLKGVTLKMDVDGTKRLTLTAKGPGEVKAGDIQETAGITVLNRDHVICHLDDGADLSMELTVASGKGYVAADKNRPEDAPIGLIPIDAIFSPVKRVSYEVTPTREGQVLDYDKLTMKVETDGSLTPEDAVAYAARILQDQLSVFVNFDEPEAARAQDSDDGLEFDPRLLKKVDELELSVRSANCLKNDNIVYIGDLIQKTEAEMLRTPNFGRKSLNEIKEVLSGMGLHLGMDVVDWPPENIEDLAKRFDDHF
- the rplQ gene encoding 50S ribosomal protein L17, giving the protein MRHARGYRRLNRTHEHRKALFANMAGSLIEHEQIKTTLPKAKELRPIVEKLITLAKRGDLHARRQAAAQLKQDSHVVKLFEELGARYKDRQGGYVRVLKAGFRYGDMAPMAIIELVDRDPAAKGAADRARVEAEDDLED